One Sphingomicrobium sp. XHP0239 DNA segment encodes these proteins:
- a CDS encoding heme lyase CcmF/NrfE family subunit, translated as MNAEIGHAALWLALGLALFQAGWGLTATRGTEDRAAALRGLAVAQALLCCLAFAMLLRVFAAVDLSVALVATNSHSAKPAFYKLAAAWGNHEGSMLLWVVLLTLFGGLLALFARALDRRTLSVTLGSQGALTAGFLAFLLLTSNPFARLSPPAIEGRGLNPLLQDPGLVYHPPLLYVGYVGLSVAFSLAVGAMLTGRVDRSLAEAMRPWVLVAWTFLTAGILAGSYWAYYELGWGGYWFWDPVENASLLPWLAATALLHSVSVLAAREALRAWTMMLALLGFAMSMLGTFLVRSGLLTSVHAFAVDPERGTFILILMTIYIGAAFALYGWKIATVRAGEPFEVTSRESALVANNVLLSIILALVLFGTFYPLIAEVFGAAISVGPPYFNLVTGPLALLLIALLFVGPSLTWRRQKRPLPKSLRVAALAAVAGLVIPIVLGLDISLLERGGLALGAGLAIASLVPLFRKRPWRIGAPTWAMAIAHFGIAILTLGVASESAFTTERLAIMEPGDQAEVGPWTVEMRDVTPVAGANFTAVEARLAAARGRGAAALAPQQRQFNTPITVTSESALLTNWDGQLYATIGSGSLDEGWQVRLWWKPFVTFIWAGGMLIVLGGLISLIGRGMRGWRRRMAERDAEDSGGYRQARAW; from the coding sequence ATGAACGCCGAAATCGGCCACGCCGCCTTGTGGCTCGCGCTCGGCTTAGCCTTGTTTCAGGCCGGGTGGGGCCTGACGGCAACCCGAGGAACCGAGGACCGTGCTGCGGCCCTGCGCGGACTGGCGGTGGCGCAGGCGCTGCTCTGCTGTCTTGCCTTCGCGATGCTGCTGCGCGTGTTCGCGGCGGTCGATCTGTCGGTGGCGCTCGTCGCGACCAACAGCCACAGTGCCAAGCCTGCCTTCTACAAGCTCGCCGCGGCGTGGGGAAACCATGAAGGGTCGATGCTACTGTGGGTAGTGCTGCTGACATTGTTCGGCGGCCTTCTCGCCCTGTTCGCGAGAGCGCTCGACCGGCGGACGCTGTCCGTGACGTTGGGGAGCCAGGGAGCGCTGACGGCGGGATTTCTCGCCTTTCTGCTGCTGACGTCCAACCCGTTCGCGCGGCTGTCGCCGCCCGCGATCGAGGGCAGGGGGCTCAATCCGCTGCTGCAGGATCCCGGGCTCGTTTATCACCCGCCGCTTCTCTATGTCGGCTATGTCGGGCTTTCGGTCGCGTTCAGTCTGGCGGTCGGCGCCATGCTCACGGGGCGGGTCGACCGTTCGCTGGCCGAGGCGATGCGACCGTGGGTGCTGGTCGCCTGGACCTTCCTGACGGCGGGGATCCTGGCGGGGAGCTACTGGGCCTATTACGAGCTCGGGTGGGGCGGCTACTGGTTCTGGGATCCGGTCGAGAATGCCTCGCTGCTCCCGTGGCTGGCCGCGACGGCGCTGCTTCACTCCGTGTCGGTCCTCGCGGCGCGTGAGGCGCTTCGGGCGTGGACGATGATGCTCGCCCTGTTGGGTTTTGCGATGAGCATGCTGGGGACGTTTCTCGTGCGTTCGGGACTGCTCACGTCGGTGCATGCGTTCGCGGTTGATCCGGAGCGCGGGACCTTCATTCTCATCCTGATGACGATCTATATCGGTGCCGCCTTCGCGCTTTACGGATGGAAGATCGCCACGGTTCGGGCGGGTGAGCCGTTCGAGGTGACGAGCCGCGAAAGCGCGCTGGTCGCCAACAACGTGCTGTTGTCGATCATTCTCGCGCTGGTGCTGTTCGGGACCTTCTATCCGTTGATCGCCGAGGTGTTCGGTGCGGCCATTTCGGTGGGTCCGCCCTATTTCAATCTCGTCACCGGCCCGCTGGCGCTGTTGCTGATCGCTCTGTTATTCGTCGGGCCCAGCCTGACGTGGCGGCGACAGAAGCGCCCGCTTCCCAAGTCGCTGCGGGTGGCCGCGCTGGCCGCTGTGGCAGGCCTGGTGATACCGATCGTGCTTGGCCTCGACATCAGTCTGCTCGAGCGGGGCGGGCTGGCGCTGGGGGCAGGGCTCGCGATCGCCAGTCTCGTGCCGCTGTTTCGAAAGCGCCCCTGGCGGATCGGGGCGCCGACCTGGGCCATGGCGATCGCGCATTTCGGAATCGCCATCCTGACGCTCGGCGTCGCCAGCGAGAGCGCCTTCACCACCGAGCGGCTCGCCATCATGGAGCCGGGGGACCAGGCCGAGGTCGGACCCTGGACCGTCGAGATGCGCGACGTGACGCCCGTAGCCGGTGCCAATTTCACCGCGGTCGAGGCACGACTCGCCGCCGCGCGCGGGCGCGGAGCCGCCGCACTTGCGCCGCAGCAGCGACAGTTCAATACCCCGATCACCGTGACCAGCGAGAGCGCGCTGCTCACCAACTGGGACGGGCAGCTCTATGCGACTATCGGTTCGGGCAGCCTCGATGAAGGCTGGCAGGTCCGCCTGTGGTGGAAGCCGTTCGTGACGTTCATCTGGGCGGGCGGAATGTTGATCGTCCTGGGCGGACTGATCTCGCTGATCGGGCGGGGCATGCGGGGATGGCGTCGCCGGATGGCCGAACGAGACGCCGAGGACAGCGGCGGTTATCGACAGGCGCGCGCATGGTAG
- a CDS encoding DUF3857 domain-containing protein, whose protein sequence is MFVRSLMAVLAVSTSFASIAAAQDQQVLREKAPEWVVERDVNRPTEETGAAADLFLMDSQARVDAEKASIYLKMVMRPNNRAGLQQVGTVYFPWVSDRGPAYLHELTIHRDGTVVDRLSDADIRVIDQNQQLEQSMLNGIKTVMVPVPGLQVGDEVHIAYGFDMRKDLFGLPPEQLYVKANLGDNTAFYQRMVADETDGIRVKYTPHYGKVSAQDTKFGKAYDVRVDRLALDGSLKPPIVPVKADDEEDETLAIPEHAPADKVIGFFQAAPYATWNDAAAAMRPFYADVTDIDPDGELAQVADRIMAEHDTPRARMLEALRVVQEDVRYIAILLGQGAFTPVDPEQAFRDRAADCKASTAILMALLSRMGIANDALLVRSEQGGILSGSLPALMLFDHVIARAHIDGQTYYLDGTGFGDLRADDLKGNDFEYGLPLVANADLVAIPRAMGTVPDMQYVIEWDGSNGLAGEVPFTATIRMAGSHAAETRASLSQAPSRDVHDTMMKSMLPSIPNDDIDTAELVDRDDDGTLLIRYSGLTRPEWEESTSFEGLPEDAEKGDRYRLNAALDATDWPVDFDREEGPYRDWDVNMGSPYWETTRETFLLPAADADLYATEVKGFTEKLAGADVTRTITRDGRRVEITTEYRGRTDRITAAEARAAQERIDEITDADIYLYSPVGFKPEEDPDADADEDFVPPPIVRVEPTNG, encoded by the coding sequence ATGTTTGTGCGTTCTCTGATGGCCGTTCTGGCGGTATCGACTTCTTTCGCTTCCATCGCCGCCGCGCAGGATCAGCAGGTGTTGCGCGAAAAGGCGCCCGAATGGGTCGTCGAACGCGACGTCAACCGTCCGACGGAAGAGACGGGCGCGGCCGCCGATCTGTTCCTGATGGACAGTCAGGCGCGCGTCGATGCGGAAAAGGCGAGCATCTATCTCAAGATGGTCATGCGGCCGAACAATCGGGCCGGTCTGCAACAGGTCGGCACCGTCTATTTTCCCTGGGTGTCGGATCGCGGTCCGGCCTATCTGCACGAACTCACGATCCATCGCGACGGGACGGTCGTCGACCGGCTGAGCGACGCGGACATCCGCGTGATCGACCAGAACCAGCAGCTCGAGCAATCGATGCTGAACGGCATCAAGACGGTCATGGTCCCGGTTCCCGGCCTGCAGGTCGGTGATGAGGTCCACATCGCTTACGGCTTCGACATGCGAAAGGACCTCTTCGGTCTCCCGCCCGAGCAATTGTATGTGAAGGCCAATCTCGGCGACAATACCGCCTTCTACCAACGCATGGTGGCCGACGAGACGGACGGCATCCGCGTCAAATATACGCCGCACTACGGAAAGGTTTCGGCGCAGGACACGAAGTTCGGCAAGGCCTACGACGTACGGGTCGATCGCCTCGCTCTCGATGGATCGCTCAAGCCTCCCATCGTCCCGGTAAAGGCGGACGACGAGGAAGACGAAACGCTCGCCATCCCCGAGCACGCGCCGGCCGACAAGGTGATCGGCTTCTTCCAGGCGGCTCCTTACGCCACCTGGAACGACGCCGCGGCCGCAATGCGTCCTTTCTACGCCGACGTCACGGACATCGACCCCGATGGCGAACTCGCGCAGGTCGCCGATCGCATCATGGCCGAACATGACACGCCCCGCGCCCGCATGCTGGAGGCCTTGCGCGTGGTGCAGGAAGACGTGCGCTATATCGCCATCCTTCTGGGACAGGGTGCCTTCACCCCGGTCGACCCCGAACAGGCGTTCCGCGACCGCGCCGCCGACTGCAAGGCCTCGACCGCGATCCTGATGGCGCTGCTGTCGCGCATGGGCATCGCCAACGACGCGCTTCTCGTACGGTCCGAACAGGGGGGCATCCTCTCGGGATCGCTGCCCGCTCTGATGCTGTTCGATCATGTCATCGCGCGCGCCCATATCGACGGCCAGACCTACTATCTCGACGGGACCGGCTTCGGCGATCTGCGCGCCGACGATCTCAAGGGGAATGACTTCGAATACGGCCTGCCCCTCGTCGCGAACGCCGACCTGGTCGCGATTCCCCGCGCCATGGGCACCGTTCCCGATATGCAATATGTGATCGAATGGGACGGTTCGAACGGGCTGGCGGGCGAGGTTCCGTTCACGGCGACCATCCGGATGGCCGGTTCCCACGCCGCGGAAACCCGCGCTTCCCTCAGCCAGGCACCGTCCCGCGACGTCCACGACACGATGATGAAATCGATGCTGCCAAGCATTCCCAACGACGATATCGATACCGCCGAACTGGTGGACCGCGACGACGACGGTACGCTCCTTATCCGCTATTCGGGCCTCACGCGCCCCGAATGGGAGGAAAGCACGAGTTTCGAGGGGCTTCCCGAAGATGCCGAAAAGGGCGATCGCTATCGTCTGAACGCTGCCCTCGACGCGACCGACTGGCCGGTCGATTTCGATCGCGAGGAAGGTCCCTATCGCGACTGGGACGTGAACATGGGTTCGCCCTATTGGGAAACCACGCGCGAAACCTTCCTCCTCCCTGCGGCGGACGCCGATCTCTACGCTACCGAGGTCAAGGGTTTCACCGAGAAACTGGCGGGTGCGGACGTGACGCGCACGATCACCCGCGACGGACGACGGGTTGAAATCACGACCGAATATCGGGGCCGGACGGACCGCATCACCGCGGCCGAGGCACGCGCCGCCCAGGAGCGGATCGACGAGATCACCGACGCTGACATCTATCTTTATTCGCCGGTTGGGTTCAAACCGGAAGAGGATCCCGATGCCGACGCCGATGAAGATTTCGTACCCCCGCCCATCGTCAGGGTGGAGCCGACGAACGGCTGA
- a CDS encoding Crp/Fnr family transcriptional regulator — translation MTISLLDTDVDLVQTLVGTGLAEPAARALAAIPSRIEQAHPKRPFREIGFTRNELMFVCTGILAKYRTDGNGRRQIVALRFPGEGILPANDRHSSVGLAAIVPSRVMVASAEDLDPILAAHPEIAQYFLKQVQRENSINYEWLLSCGRRDSLARVAHLLLEMARRMRVSAEEHGLLNPFTQQEVADITGQTSVNVNRMFAQLERDGLIRREGRRVFFERTEELRRLAGFEEAYLA, via the coding sequence ATGACCATTTCTTTGTTGGATACCGATGTCGACCTCGTGCAAACGCTGGTCGGCACTGGCCTCGCCGAGCCTGCCGCCAGGGCGCTCGCTGCCATTCCGTCGCGGATCGAGCAGGCCCATCCCAAGCGTCCCTTTCGCGAAATCGGCTTCACGCGCAATGAACTGATGTTCGTGTGCACCGGCATTCTCGCCAAGTATCGGACCGACGGAAACGGCCGCCGCCAGATCGTCGCCCTCCGTTTTCCGGGCGAAGGGATCCTCCCCGCGAACGATCGGCATTCGAGTGTGGGATTGGCGGCCATCGTGCCGTCGCGGGTGATGGTCGCCTCGGCCGAAGACCTCGATCCGATCCTCGCCGCCCATCCCGAGATCGCGCAATATTTTCTCAAGCAAGTGCAGCGCGAGAATTCGATCAATTACGAATGGCTGCTCAGCTGCGGACGGCGCGACAGCCTTGCGCGGGTCGCGCATCTGTTGCTCGAAATGGCCCGACGGATGCGCGTATCGGCGGAGGAACACGGACTGCTCAATCCGTTCACGCAGCAGGAAGTCGCCGACATTACCGGCCAGACCTCCGTCAACGTCAACCGTATGTTCGCCCAGCTCGAACGCGACGGACTGATCCGCCGTGAGGGGCGCCGGGTTTTCTTCGAACGGACCGAGGAACTGCGGCGTCTCGCCGGTTTCGAGGAAGCCTACTTGGCCTAG
- the ccmE gene encoding cytochrome c maturation protein CcmE, translating into MAPKQQRLVLVLIAVGAIAGAALLALWGLQGRAAFFVTPSEIVEGTVETGVPLRLGGMVEDGSIERSTDGLEVRFRLADTEASTTVAYRGITPDLFVEGSGAVAEGQLAPDGTFVADRILAKHDENYMPPELASEAEERDTADSVEGS; encoded by the coding sequence ATGGCGCCCAAGCAACAGCGGCTCGTCCTCGTCCTGATCGCCGTCGGCGCCATTGCGGGTGCGGCATTGCTCGCCTTGTGGGGACTGCAGGGGCGAGCGGCCTTTTTCGTGACGCCGAGCGAGATCGTGGAGGGGACGGTGGAAACCGGCGTTCCCCTTCGCCTCGGCGGAATGGTCGAGGACGGATCGATCGAGCGCAGCACCGATGGGCTCGAGGTTCGCTTCCGCCTCGCCGACACGGAGGCCAGCACGACGGTCGCCTATCGCGGCATCACGCCCGACCTGTTCGTGGAGGGATCGGGCGCGGTCGCGGAAGGGCAGTTGGCCCCCGACGGCACGTTCGTCGCCGACCGCATCCTTGCCAAGCATGACGAGAATTACATGCCGCCCGAACTGGCGAGCGAGGCCGAGGAACGCGACACGGCCGACAGCGTCGAGGGTTCATGA
- the ccmC gene encoding heme ABC transporter permease CcmC: MHRFANPARFLKIARPATGWTLWSGLALTIAGLIGGLFLVPADYLQGDTFRILYVHVPAAWLGMAGWGGIAVSSVAVLVWRHPLAAIAARAIAPAGATFAALCLVTGSIWGRPTWGTWWEWDGRLTSMLVLFFLYLAYVALADAERSRGPGQEGRIAAIFGLVGAINLPIIHYSVIWWNTLHQGRSISIVEGRSSIDGSMLWPLLLAALGFTLLFAAIVLMRMRADIARTKVEARLQRLGAQH; this comes from the coding sequence ATGCATCGTTTTGCCAACCCCGCCCGCTTCCTGAAGATTGCGCGCCCCGCCACCGGCTGGACGCTGTGGTCGGGTCTCGCGCTGACGATCGCGGGATTGATCGGCGGGCTGTTCCTGGTCCCGGCCGACTATCTGCAGGGCGACACGTTCCGCATTCTTTATGTTCATGTCCCCGCCGCGTGGCTGGGCATGGCAGGATGGGGCGGCATTGCCGTTTCCAGCGTTGCGGTGCTGGTGTGGCGGCATCCGCTCGCCGCCATCGCCGCGCGGGCGATCGCGCCCGCGGGAGCGACGTTCGCGGCGCTGTGCCTCGTGACCGGATCGATCTGGGGCCGGCCCACGTGGGGGACCTGGTGGGAATGGGACGGGCGGCTGACCAGCATGCTGGTGCTGTTCTTCCTCTATCTGGCCTATGTCGCGCTGGCGGATGCCGAGCGTTCCCGCGGGCCCGGACAGGAAGGGCGGATTGCGGCCATCTTCGGATTGGTCGGGGCGATCAATCTGCCGATCATTCACTACAGTGTGATCTGGTGGAACACGCTGCATCAGGGTCGTTCGATCAGCATCGTCGAGGGCCGATCGAGCATCGATGGTTCGATGCTGTGGCCGCTGCTGCTGGCGGCGCTCGGGTTCACGTTGCTGTTCGCGGCGATCGTGCTGATGCGGATGCGCGCGGACATCGCGCGTACCAAGGTCGAGGCGCGGTTGCAGCGGTTGGGGGCGCAGCACTGA
- a CDS encoding Glu/Leu/Phe/Val family dehydrogenase — MSTVLGNPNFDDHEVVHFVTDRASGLRAIIALHSTALGPAAGGTRFWPYPDDMAGVSDVLRLSRGMSYKNAMAGLPLGGGKAVILADAQRTKTPAMLAAFGRAIDGLAGNYVTAEDVGITVDDMIAVSGETDYVAGLPVEAGEEVGGDPGPHTARGCYLGIRAAVARKLGRETLSGVHVAIQGAGSVASHLARHLVNDGATLSIADVDALRAEALARETGATVVDPADILALDADVLSPCALGAILDADTIPAIKAAIVAGAANNQLGTPEDGQRLAARDILYAPDYVINAGGIINVSTEYLDDGGADLVRQRIDAIPGRLDQIWSESDASDRDPAAVADAMAARLIGRG, encoded by the coding sequence ATGAGCACCGTTTTGGGCAACCCCAATTTCGACGATCACGAAGTCGTGCATTTCGTGACCGACCGCGCCAGTGGATTGCGCGCCATTATCGCCTTGCATTCGACCGCATTGGGTCCGGCAGCGGGCGGAACGCGCTTTTGGCCGTATCCCGACGACATGGCGGGCGTCAGCGACGTGCTGCGCCTGTCGCGCGGGATGAGCTACAAGAATGCGATGGCGGGCTTGCCGCTGGGGGGCGGCAAGGCCGTCATCCTGGCCGACGCCCAGCGCACCAAGACCCCCGCGATGCTTGCCGCCTTCGGGCGCGCGATCGACGGCCTGGCGGGCAATTACGTTACCGCCGAGGACGTCGGAATCACCGTCGACGACATGATCGCGGTCTCGGGCGAGACCGATTATGTCGCGGGCCTGCCCGTCGAGGCGGGCGAGGAAGTGGGCGGCGATCCCGGCCCGCACACCGCCCGCGGCTGCTATCTCGGTATTCGCGCCGCGGTGGCGCGCAAGCTCGGGCGCGAGACTCTGTCGGGCGTCCACGTGGCGATCCAGGGCGCGGGCAGCGTGGCGAGCCATCTGGCGCGTCACCTGGTGAACGACGGCGCGACGCTGTCGATCGCGGATGTCGACGCGCTGCGCGCCGAGGCGCTGGCCCGCGAGACGGGCGCGACGGTCGTCGATCCTGCCGATATTCTGGCGCTTGATGCCGATGTCCTCAGCCCCTGTGCGCTGGGCGCGATTCTCGATGCCGACACCATTCCCGCGATCAAGGCGGCGATCGTGGCGGGTGCGGCCAACAACCAGCTCGGGACGCCCGAGGACGGACAGCGGCTCGCCGCTCGCGATATCCTCTACGCCCCTGATTACGTCATCAACGCGGGCGGGATCATCAACGTCTCGACCGAGTATCTCGACGATGGCGGCGCCGACCTGGTGCGCCAGCGGATCGACGCCATTCCCGGGCGGCTCGACCAGATCTGGAGCGAGAGCGATGCGAGCGACCGCGATCCCGCGGCCGTCGCCGACGCCATGGCCGCGCGACTGATCGGGCGCGGCTAA
- a CDS encoding heme exporter protein CcmD, whose product MAPWPFVIAAYAITIVATAVLVLVSWRAMRRAEQRHRDLRDGRS is encoded by the coding sequence ATGGCGCCGTGGCCCTTCGTCATCGCCGCTTATGCGATCACGATCGTTGCGACGGCCGTGCTGGTCCTCGTCTCGTGGCGCGCGATGCGCCGCGCCGAGCAGCGCCATCGCGACCTTCGGGACGGGCGATCATAA
- a CDS encoding CPBP family intramembrane glutamic endopeptidase, with amino-acid sequence MNEPTVSGTREPHASRARRFPPFVPTFLTTPRRPVVAVIGAWLLCILGSLMIAAIVRALLPQGEAPDFSALQALGPATILFSLVIFAPVVETLIMGGVLLVLLQFMRPGYAVIVSAAGWAVAHSMQAAIWGLVIWWPFLIFSLLFVVWRERSLVLAFLLPAVTHMLQNSLPALAVAFPELAGTA; translated from the coding sequence ATGAACGAACCGACCGTCTCCGGCACCCGCGAGCCGCACGCTTCCCGCGCGCGTCGATTTCCTCCGTTCGTCCCCACCTTTCTGACGACGCCCCGCCGTCCGGTCGTGGCGGTGATCGGGGCGTGGCTTCTGTGCATCTTGGGGTCGCTGATGATTGCGGCGATCGTTCGCGCGCTCCTGCCGCAGGGCGAGGCGCCCGATTTTTCGGCGTTGCAGGCGCTGGGGCCGGCGACGATCCTGTTCAGTCTCGTGATCTTCGCGCCCGTCGTGGAGACGCTCATCATGGGCGGCGTGCTGCTCGTCCTCCTCCAGTTCATGCGCCCCGGCTATGCGGTGATCGTGAGCGCGGCGGGTTGGGCGGTCGCGCACAGCATGCAGGCCGCCATCTGGGGCCTCGTGATCTGGTGGCCCTTCCTGATCTTCTCGTTGCTGTTCGTCGTCTGGCGCGAACGGTCGCTGGTCCTGGCGTTTCTGCTGCCGGCGGTGACGCACATGCTGCAGAACAGCCTGCCCGCGCTGGCCGTCGCCTTTCCCGAACTGGCGGGGACGGCCTAG
- a CDS encoding HU family DNA-binding protein — protein sequence MRMNKQELIGEIADRAGLSRSDASRAVETMLEVITSTLKRGDEVRLVGFGNFSVTERKASTGRNPRTGEPMQIKASQQPKFRPGKVLKDAVQK from the coding sequence ATGCGCATGAACAAGCAAGAGCTTATCGGTGAAATTGCAGACCGCGCGGGGCTGAGCCGTAGCGATGCGAGCCGCGCCGTGGAAACCATGCTCGAAGTGATTACCTCGACCCTGAAGCGCGGCGACGAAGTGCGCCTGGTCGGGTTCGGCAATTTCTCGGTTACCGAGCGCAAGGCCTCGACGGGCCGCAACCCGCGCACCGGCGAGCCGATGCAGATCAAGGCCAGCCAGCAGCCCAAGTTCCGCCCGGGCAAGGTCCTCAAGGACGCCGTGCAGAAATGA
- the lon gene encoding endopeptidase La → MTKRTLPLLPLRDIVVFPQRIVPLFVGREKSVAALEAAMAEDKQLFLVAQLDPAEDDPQPDQMYDLGVIATAMQLLKLPDGTVRVLVEGAQRARLKKIEDAEGGHQMAEVEIVEAEEGEGPETAALMRSVLDQFENYAKLDKKLPAETGMQLAEIEDPNLLADAVASALSVKVADKQSLLGELNPAKRLEMLFAFMEGELGVLQVEKKIRSRVKRQMEKTQREYYLNEQMKAIQRELGDEDEEGDELQELASKIRKTKLSKEAKTRAEAELKKLKAMAPMSAEATVARNYLDVLLALPWGKKSRLNRDIEEAQNVLDEDHFALEKVKERIIEYLAVQARTNKLKGPILCLVGPPGVGKTSLGRSIAKATGREFVRQSLGGVRDEAEIRGHRRTYIGSLPGKIVSNLKKAGTNNPLFLLDEIDKLGQDFRGDPASALLEVLDPEQNNKFNDHYLEIDYDLSDVMFVTTANSLDMPQPLLDRMEIIRLEGYTEDEKVEIAKRHLIPKQLEQHGVEEGELTFADDGLRTMIRHYTREAGVRRLEREIAKVARKALRKILEKETESVTFTEENAQEYLGVRRHRYGIGEDEDQIGAVTGLAWTEVGGELLTIEAVTVPGKGQIKTTGKLGEVMQESIQAAMSFVKARSPSYGVKPSVFSRKDIHVHLPEGAVPKDGPSAGIGMVTAMISTLTGISVRRDVAMTGEVTLRGRVLPIGGLKEKLLAALRGGITTVLIPQENEKDLADIPDAIKQSLEIIPVRHVDEVLSRALTAEMTAIEWTDADELSTEPLVPPKGDGEEATIRH, encoded by the coding sequence ATGACAAAACGGACCCTTCCCCTTCTCCCGCTGCGTGACATCGTCGTCTTTCCGCAGCGCATCGTTCCCCTCTTCGTCGGCCGCGAGAAATCGGTCGCCGCGCTCGAAGCGGCGATGGCCGAAGACAAGCAGCTTTTCCTGGTCGCGCAGCTCGATCCTGCCGAGGACGATCCCCAGCCCGATCAGATGTACGACCTCGGCGTGATCGCGACCGCGATGCAGCTGCTGAAGCTGCCCGACGGGACCGTCCGCGTGCTCGTCGAAGGAGCGCAGCGTGCGCGCCTCAAGAAGATCGAGGATGCCGAGGGCGGTCATCAGATGGCCGAAGTCGAGATCGTCGAGGCCGAGGAAGGCGAGGGGCCGGAGACGGCCGCACTGATGCGCTCGGTCCTCGACCAGTTCGAGAATTATGCAAAGCTCGACAAGAAGCTGCCAGCCGAGACCGGCATGCAACTGGCCGAGATCGAGGATCCCAACCTGTTGGCCGATGCGGTCGCCAGCGCGCTGTCGGTGAAGGTCGCCGACAAGCAGTCGCTGCTGGGCGAACTCAACCCCGCCAAGCGTCTGGAGATGCTGTTCGCCTTCATGGAAGGCGAACTGGGCGTGCTGCAGGTCGAAAAGAAGATTCGCAGCCGCGTGAAGCGCCAGATGGAGAAGACGCAGCGCGAATATTACCTCAACGAACAGATGAAGGCGATCCAGCGCGAGCTGGGCGACGAGGACGAGGAGGGCGACGAGCTTCAGGAGCTTGCGTCGAAGATCCGCAAGACCAAGCTGTCGAAGGAAGCCAAGACCCGCGCAGAGGCCGAGCTGAAGAAGCTCAAGGCGATGGCGCCGATGTCCGCCGAGGCGACGGTCGCGCGCAACTATCTCGACGTGCTGCTGGCGCTGCCGTGGGGCAAGAAGTCGCGACTCAACCGCGATATCGAGGAAGCGCAGAACGTCCTCGATGAAGACCATTTCGCGCTGGAAAAGGTCAAGGAACGGATCATCGAATATCTCGCCGTGCAGGCCCGGACCAACAAGCTGAAGGGTCCGATCCTGTGCCTCGTGGGACCGCCGGGCGTCGGCAAGACCTCGCTCGGCCGTTCCATCGCCAAGGCGACGGGGCGGGAGTTCGTCCGCCAGTCGCTGGGCGGGGTTCGCGACGAGGCCGAGATTCGCGGCCATCGCCGCACATACATCGGCTCGCTTCCGGGCAAGATCGTGTCGAACCTGAAGAAGGCGGGGACCAACAACCCGCTGTTCCTGCTCGACGAGATCGACAAGCTGGGACAGGATTTCCGCGGCGACCCGGCCTCGGCGCTGCTGGAGGTGCTCGATCCCGAGCAGAACAACAAGTTCAACGATCATTATCTCGAGATCGACTACGATCTGTCGGACGTGATGTTCGTGACGACCGCGAACAGCCTCGACATGCCGCAGCCGCTCCTCGACCGGATGGAGATCATCCGGCTGGAGGGGTATACGGAAGACGAGAAGGTCGAGATCGCCAAGCGCCATCTCATCCCCAAGCAGCTCGAACAGCATGGTGTCGAAGAGGGCGAACTGACCTTCGCCGACGACGGACTGCGCACGATGATTCGCCACTATACGCGCGAGGCGGGTGTGCGCCGGCTGGAGCGCGAGATTGCCAAGGTGGCCCGCAAGGCGTTGCGCAAGATTCTCGAAAAGGAGACCGAGAGCGTCACCTTCACGGAAGAGAATGCGCAGGAATATCTGGGCGTCCGCCGGCATCGCTACGGTATCGGCGAGGACGAGGACCAGATCGGTGCCGTTACCGGGCTTGCCTGGACCGAAGTGGGCGGCGAGCTGCTGACCATCGAGGCGGTGACCGTTCCCGGCAAGGGTCAGATTAAGACGACCGGGAAACTGGGCGAAGTGATGCAGGAATCGATCCAAGCCGCGATGAGCTTCGTCAAGGCGCGTTCGCCTTCCTACGGGGTCAAGCCGAGCGTCTTTTCCCGCAAGGATATCCACGTCCATCTGCCCGAAGGCGCGGTGCCCAAGGACGGGCCGAGCGCGGGCATCGGAATGGTCACCGCGATGATCTCGACGCTGACGGGGATTTCGGTGCGCCGCGACGTTGCCATGACGGGCGAAGTCACGTTGCGTGGCCGGGTGCTGCCGATCGGCGGGCTGAAGGAGAAGCTGCTGGCGGCGCTGCGCGGCGGCATCACCACCGTGCTGATCCCGCAGGAAAACGAGAAGGATCTCGCGGATATTCCCGACGCGATCAAGCAGTCGCTGGAGATCATTCCCGTGCGCCACGTGGATGAAGTACTGTCGCGGGCGCTGACCGCCGAGATGACGGCGATCGAGTGGACTGACGCCGACGAATTGTCGACCGAACCGTTGGTCCCGCCCAAAGGAGACGGCGAGGAAGCGACCATTCGCCATTAA